From Fibrobacter sp., a single genomic window includes:
- a CDS encoding YihY/virulence factor BrkB family protein, producing MPNWWKNFSWERLFDAIADRSPTFVKIIIVTGKSFLYYHGMTRAASLTYTTLVAVVPLLILLTSITLAVGLANFMSDYLPILLDILNLDWPTEPIMALVRNAEHIPIGRLGFIGAAGLFVTFILAFGSLETNFNVVWENKISRTLIRQIEVYTPFLVIFAGFIGMFAGFVNHVQDVLNMIVVDGFHFSPEVLKVLITAFWYAAFHGATMLLIFLMLYALPSRPKGVRPYSRSQLLLASLLSTVVSWVAINIYVKILMLIQTAMVTRMSIFYGSLAFLPLMLFLIFGVWSIILCGNSLVWTICHWPEAAQKTWNWKATLEDVHNGKQSGSEDEQA from the coding sequence ATGCCCAATTGGTGGAAAAATTTCTCGTGGGAAAGACTTTTCGACGCCATTGCCGACAGGTCCCCCACATTCGTGAAGATTATCATCGTTACAGGAAAGTCCTTCCTGTACTACCACGGCATGACCCGTGCGGCGAGCCTTACCTACACCACCCTGGTGGCCGTAGTTCCCCTGCTTATCCTGTTGACCTCCATTACCCTGGCGGTGGGTCTTGCGAACTTCATGTCGGACTACCTACCCATTTTGCTGGACATTCTGAACCTGGACTGGCCTACGGAACCCATTATGGCACTGGTGAGGAATGCGGAGCACATCCCCATCGGAAGGCTTGGCTTTATCGGTGCGGCAGGTCTGTTCGTCACCTTCATTCTCGCCTTTGGCAGCCTGGAGACCAACTTCAACGTAGTGTGGGAAAACAAGATTTCCAGGACGCTAATCCGCCAGATCGAGGTTTATACACCCTTCCTGGTAATTTTTGCAGGTTTCATCGGCATGTTCGCGGGGTTCGTGAACCACGTGCAAGATGTGCTGAACATGATCGTGGTGGATGGTTTCCATTTCTCGCCCGAGGTGCTGAAGGTGCTTATTACCGCCTTCTGGTATGCGGCCTTCCACGGTGCCACCATGCTGCTGATTTTCCTGATGCTCTACGCCCTGCCCTCCAGGCCCAAGGGTGTGAGGCCCTATTCCCGCAGCCAGCTTCTGCTCGCCTCGCTTCTGTCTACGGTTGTTTCCTGGGTGGCCATCAACATCTACGTGAAAATCCTGATGCTCATCCAGACCGCCATGGTGACCCGCATGTCCATTTTCTACGGGTCGCTGGCGTTTTTGCCCTTGATGCTGTTCCTGATATTTGGAGTCTGGTCCATTATCCTTTGCGGAAACAGCCTGGTGTGGACCATCTGCCACTGGCCCGAAGCAGCCCAGAAGACCTGGAACTGGAAGGCTACGCTGGAAGATGTCCATAACGGGAAGCAGTCGGGCAGCGAAGATGAACAAGCCTAG
- a CDS encoding rhamnogalacturonan lyase, with amino-acid sequence MLSLTVFFSFVALAATGSFAAPRQMEKLTRGLAISNVGTGVLVSWRLLGTESPDTEFNLYRDGEKIASISKNAGTNYLDAAGTTASKYEVAAVVSGKEGSKSTVEIVFDKNYKDGTSKVTFPYRTYKLSAPAGGTTPSGTDYVYSANDMSVGDLDGDGRYELVVKWDPNNSRDNSEAKEGYYTGNVIIDAYKIEANAESAELLWRIDLGKNIRAGAHYTQFMVYDLDGDGIAEIVLKTSDGTVDGKGKVIGDGSKDYRTTLGTIMSGPEFLTVFSGKTGEAIHTIDYWPARGKIKGDTYGNRDNRMLAGIAYLDGVHPSVIMSRGYYTEFFVAAYDFDGKELKPRWLHSSDKADQGLYGEGNHNLSVGDLDGDGFDEIVMGSAALKHDGTLLYRTGFGHGDAMHLSDMDPDKPGLEVYDVHEETDNKYSEEFRDKDGNVVWGTLQSSLTCKDKNGNTHSGCDNGRGLAADIDSTNRGFEMWSGTSGGIRTVSGTTLSTTSPSVNFRIYFDGDLQDELLDASGSPKAGTYAYNVGGKLEKWNSSNKTVDRYFSFYNVEGSSLNNYTKANPCLVADIFGDWREEFITRAGDDQNKIIVFSTPVTSPYRLYTLMHDPQYRVSVAWQNVAYNQPPHVSYYLPDMVKKLTKPDIYIVGDEQTSNEEDNPSSVAINNAFGGNLRYNPSTGALYVSKSGYVQVEFFNLNGSLVGGSSKNALAGESVFFAGQESLPKGLYVMKVKFDGKVVQRAFFRN; translated from the coding sequence ATGCTGTCGTTGACGGTGTTTTTCTCTTTTGTAGCCCTTGCTGCTACAGGATCTTTTGCGGCACCCCGTCAAATGGAAAAATTGACCCGCGGTCTTGCTATTTCGAACGTGGGAACGGGGGTGTTGGTCAGTTGGCGCCTGCTGGGAACCGAAAGCCCCGATACGGAATTCAACCTGTATCGCGATGGTGAAAAAATCGCATCCATTTCCAAGAATGCGGGAACGAACTACCTGGATGCCGCTGGCACGACAGCGTCCAAGTATGAGGTTGCAGCCGTTGTCTCGGGCAAGGAAGGTTCCAAATCTACGGTGGAAATTGTTTTTGACAAGAATTACAAGGACGGCACCAGCAAGGTCACCTTCCCTTACCGGACGTACAAGCTTTCGGCTCCTGCTGGTGGAACGACTCCTTCTGGAACGGATTACGTTTATTCTGCAAACGATATGAGCGTAGGCGACTTGGATGGCGATGGCCGTTATGAACTTGTCGTAAAATGGGATCCGAATAATTCCAGGGATAATTCGGAAGCGAAGGAGGGCTATTATACAGGCAATGTGATAATCGATGCCTATAAGATTGAAGCGAACGCGGAAAGTGCCGAGTTGCTTTGGCGTATTGACCTGGGTAAGAACATCCGCGCTGGCGCCCATTACACCCAGTTTATGGTCTATGATTTGGATGGCGACGGTATCGCCGAAATTGTCTTGAAGACCAGCGACGGTACGGTAGATGGCAAGGGGAAGGTCATTGGTGACGGTTCCAAGGATTACCGGACCACCTTGGGAACCATCATGTCGGGTCCTGAGTTCCTGACAGTGTTCAGTGGCAAGACCGGCGAGGCTATCCACACCATCGATTATTGGCCCGCCCGCGGAAAAATCAAGGGCGATACCTATGGCAACCGCGATAACCGCATGCTTGCAGGAATTGCCTATCTCGATGGTGTTCACCCTAGCGTCATTATGAGTCGCGGTTATTACACGGAATTTTTTGTGGCCGCCTATGACTTTGACGGAAAAGAACTGAAACCGCGCTGGCTCCACAGTTCCGACAAGGCTGACCAGGGACTTTATGGCGAAGGAAACCACAATCTCTCTGTAGGCGATTTGGATGGCGACGGCTTTGACGAGATTGTCATGGGCTCTGCGGCGCTCAAGCATGACGGAACCCTTCTTTATCGCACCGGCTTTGGTCATGGCGATGCCATGCACCTCTCCGACATGGACCCGGACAAACCAGGATTGGAAGTTTACGACGTTCACGAAGAAACTGACAACAAGTATAGCGAAGAATTTCGCGACAAAGATGGCAATGTGGTGTGGGGAACGCTCCAGTCTTCTTTGACCTGTAAAGATAAAAACGGCAATACGCATTCTGGTTGCGACAATGGCCGTGGCCTTGCTGCGGATATCGATTCCACGAACCGTGGTTTTGAAATGTGGTCTGGCACCAGCGGCGGAATCCGCACGGTGAGCGGAACGACCCTTTCGACTACGTCTCCTTCGGTAAATTTCCGCATTTATTTCGACGGCGACCTGCAAGACGAACTTCTTGACGCATCTGGCTCACCGAAGGCCGGAACATATGCTTATAATGTGGGCGGGAAATTGGAGAAATGGAATTCCTCGAATAAGACGGTAGACCGCTATTTTAGTTTTTACAATGTCGAAGGGTCTTCCCTGAACAATTATACCAAGGCAAATCCCTGCTTGGTGGCAGATATCTTTGGCGATTGGCGGGAGGAATTTATTACCCGTGCCGGCGACGACCAGAATAAAATCATCGTGTTCTCGACTCCGGTAACTAGCCCCTACAGGCTTTACACGCTGATGCACGACCCGCAATACCGCGTGAGTGTGGCCTGGCAGAATGTGGCCTATAACCAGCCTCCCCATGTGAGCTACTACCTGCCCGACATGGTGAAAAAGCTGACCAAGCCAGATATTTACATAGTCGGGGATGAGCAAACTTCAAATGAGGAAGATAATCCATCGTCGGTAGCCATAAACAATGCCTTTGGCGGGAACCTTCGGTACAATCCTTCTACGGGCGCCCTGTATGTTTCCAAATCGGGGTATGTGCAGGTTGAGTTTTTCAATCTGAACGGTTCGTTGGTTGGAGGCTCGTCCAAAAATGCCTTGGCTGGAGAATCCGTTTTCTTTGCGGGTCAGGAATCTCTACCGAAAGGCCTGTACGTGATGAAGGTGAAGTTCGACGGCAAGGTCGTGCAGCGGGCCTTTTTTAGGAATTAG